Proteins found in one Cetobacterium somerae genomic segment:
- a CDS encoding response regulator transcription factor, whose translation MLKKNILIIEDDPKIRRYLELELVHEGYNIDLAVDGSDGLKLFRENNYALILLDLMLPHMSGEEVCKTIRNESNIPIIVLTAKDEIFSKIALLDLGADDYITKPFVIGELLARMRVIFRNKQAFTDKKILKFENISLNLNTKEVLLDETLITLTKTEYNLLHYLMINKNLVLSRENILENVWGYDYFGDGKIIDMYIKALRKKLDPDSKYIKTIRGFGYSLKKED comes from the coding sequence GTGTTAAAAAAAAATATACTTATCATTGAAGATGACCCTAAAATTAGAAGATATTTAGAATTAGAATTAGTTCATGAAGGATATAATATTGATTTAGCTGTAGATGGAAGCGATGGTTTAAAGCTATTTAGAGAAAATAACTATGCTCTTATTCTTCTTGATTTAATGCTTCCTCATATGAGTGGTGAAGAAGTTTGTAAAACTATTAGAAATGAATCTAATATACCAATCATAGTATTAACTGCTAAAGATGAAATTTTTAGCAAAATAGCACTTTTAGATTTAGGAGCTGACGACTATATTACCAAACCATTTGTTATTGGCGAACTTTTAGCTAGAATGAGAGTTATTTTCAGAAATAAACAAGCTTTCACAGATAAAAAAATTTTAAAATTTGAAAATATATCACTTAACTTAAATACAAAAGAAGTTCTTTTAGATGAAACTTTAATAACTTTAACTAAAACAGAATACAACCTGCTTCACTACTTAATGATTAATAAAAATTTAGTTTTAAGTAGAGAAAATATTCTAGAAAATGTTTGGGGATATGATTATTTTGGAGATGGTAAAATTATTGATATGTATATAAAAGCTCTTAGAAAAAAGCTTGATCCTGATAGTAAATATATTAAAACTATTCGTGGATTTGGTTATTCTTTAAAAAAGGAGGACTAA
- a CDS encoding sensor histidine kinase, translating into MKTLSGTLKKSYFQLICLFSIVLLLSLSITGKYLINSSKQYLRNAMGFLKFEILEEVNSKSMEIFTGDLVNRLFKVENPALDDLEITIKYKDLVYTENTNKRLLDAAVEDKVKNVHWYDYMVLKNELINKDGEIYTVILVKNLKEEKDFFFDMIYIFLSGLSICILISVFAFTRLLKKINKQLSLLENINSNITLENLKVIKPTNYFKEFDNILDSYEDMLLRLDTQNKKQIEFVHNSSHELKTPLFIIGGYIDMIKRWGKKNPEIFNEALISIEDETKSMNLLIEKLLFIAKESEIKSEKNEVELSEIILGCISSLKHQYPKSNINFTPEYTIIKSDEGLIKLLIKNILENSIKYGKNNPIDISIINNDEQKQAILTIKDYGIGMTSEELHHIYDRFFRANKSRSKEIHGHGLGMSIVKRILTLLNLDIKISSTPNIGTTVQIFFNL; encoded by the coding sequence TTGAAAACCCTTTCAGGTACTTTAAAAAAAAGTTATTTTCAACTTATATGTTTATTTTCTATTGTTTTACTTTTATCTCTATCTATTACTGGAAAATATTTAATTAATTCATCTAAACAATATTTAAGAAATGCTATGGGGTTTCTTAAATTTGAAATTTTAGAAGAAGTAAATTCTAAATCTATGGAAATTTTTACTGGTGATTTAGTTAATAGACTTTTTAAAGTGGAAAATCCTGCTCTTGACGATTTAGAAATAACAATAAAATATAAGGATTTAGTTTATACAGAAAATACAAATAAACGTCTTTTAGATGCTGCTGTTGAAGACAAAGTAAAAAATGTACATTGGTATGATTACATGGTTTTAAAAAATGAGTTAATTAACAAAGATGGTGAAATCTATACAGTTATTCTTGTAAAAAATTTAAAAGAAGAGAAAGATTTTTTCTTTGATATGATCTATATATTTTTATCTGGACTATCTATTTGTATTCTTATATCTGTATTTGCTTTTACAAGATTATTAAAAAAAATAAATAAACAACTTTCTTTATTAGAAAATATTAATTCGAACATAACTTTAGAAAATTTAAAAGTTATAAAACCTACAAATTACTTTAAAGAATTTGATAATATCTTAGACTCATATGAAGATATGCTACTAAGACTTGACACACAAAATAAGAAACAAATTGAATTTGTTCATAATTCATCACATGAACTAAAAACTCCTCTTTTTATAATAGGAGGGTATATTGATATGATTAAACGTTGGGGGAAAAAAAATCCAGAAATATTTAATGAAGCTTTAATTTCTATTGAAGATGAAACTAAGAGTATGAATTTACTTATTGAAAAACTTTTATTTATTGCAAAAGAATCTGAAATAAAAAGTGAAAAAAATGAAGTTGAACTATCTGAAATTATTTTAGGGTGTATTTCTAGCTTAAAACATCAATATCCTAAATCTAATATTAATTTTACTCCTGAATATACAATTATCAAGTCTGATGAGGGGTTAATTAAGCTATTAATAAAAAATATCTTGGAAAATTCCATTAAATATGGTAAAAATAACCCAATTGATATAAGTATTATAAATAATGATGAACAAAAACAAGCTATTTTAACTATTAAAGATTATGGTATTGGAATGACTTCTGAAGAACTTCATCATATTTATGATCGCTTCTTTAGAGCGAATAAATCTCGTAGTAAAGAGATTCACGGTCATGGTCTTGGTATGTCTATTGTTAAAAGAATTCTAACTCTTTTAAATTTAGATATAAAAATTTCTAGTACTCCTAACATTGGAACAACTGTTCAAATATTTTTTAATCTATAA
- a CDS encoding ArnT family glycosyltransferase, protein MFKDKKLLSILGLSFISFFSTIWIRKADLMESRNFITAREIIFNNEWLVTTLNGQYRFEKPPLPTWLTAVVMKLSNNFSDEWILRLPVALVSVLLIFFIYRFVQELSNNKNLPFLVSFVATTTFMITKVGGENAWDAYPYIFMFGSITYLLKSINSKSFLNLLFASVLLAASLLSKGPVAIYGMFLPFIISYIWIYKFKKIQENHRQIILYVLIGLILASIWPIAMILENKELFFSVMNKEKNTWTSKHVKSFFFYFNYFYFMGIWIFFSIITFFKKWNLKNSEDNKFFKFGILWSILTFLLLSFVKMKKERYGFPIYVVSSIPIGVILNYYLNSDWNLLKKSDKILFYMQATLITVLSIGSIGLIFWKKPIFYYLTIPFFILLVYLFKDRLIDKKNFKKKVIYLSGFLLLIVNCNLTWIIENEVRNKNNSNLVPLEILQKNNKLFHIYSNDFTIEDVWSVGQDIHFLDDNTILPEKFYILSKNSKFDLENNYNIEYKETYSRFKDDDDLIYIYKITNNK, encoded by the coding sequence ATGTTTAAAGATAAAAAACTTTTATCTATTTTAGGGTTAAGTTTTATCTCATTTTTTAGTACTATTTGGATTCGTAAAGCAGACTTGATGGAATCTAGAAATTTTATTACAGCTAGAGAGATTATATTTAATAATGAGTGGCTCGTTACTACTTTAAATGGACAATATCGTTTTGAAAAACCTCCATTACCAACTTGGCTTACTGCCGTTGTCATGAAACTTTCTAATAATTTTTCTGATGAGTGGATACTTCGATTACCTGTGGCATTAGTTTCTGTATTGTTAATATTTTTTATATACCGATTTGTTCAAGAATTATCAAATAATAAAAACCTACCATTTTTAGTATCATTTGTTGCGACAACTACATTTATGATAACAAAAGTTGGTGGAGAAAATGCTTGGGATGCATATCCATATATTTTTATGTTTGGGTCTATCACCTATCTTTTAAAAAGTATAAACTCTAAAAGTTTTTTAAATCTTTTATTTGCTTCTGTACTTTTAGCAGCCTCTTTATTAAGTAAAGGTCCTGTGGCTATTTATGGGATGTTCTTACCTTTTATTATCTCTTATATTTGGATTTATAAATTTAAAAAAATCCAGGAGAATCATAGACAAATTATTTTATATGTTTTAATTGGTTTAATTCTAGCCTCTATTTGGCCTATTGCCATGATTTTAGAGAATAAAGAACTATTTTTCTCTGTTATGAATAAAGAAAAAAATACATGGACAAGTAAACATGTTAAAAGTTTTTTCTTTTACTTTAACTATTTTTATTTCATGGGAATTTGGATATTCTTTTCCATTATTACTTTTTTTAAAAAGTGGAATTTAAAAAACAGTGAAGATAATAAATTTTTTAAATTCGGAATTCTTTGGTCTATTTTAACTTTTTTACTTTTATCATTTGTAAAAATGAAAAAAGAGAGATACGGCTTTCCTATATATGTAGTTTCGTCTATTCCGATTGGAGTTATCTTAAATTACTATCTAAATAGCGATTGGAATCTTTTGAAAAAATCAGATAAAATTTTATTTTACATGCAAGCTACTCTTATAACAGTTTTATCTATTGGAAGTATTGGACTTATATTCTGGAAAAAACCAATTTTTTACTATTTAACCATTCCATTTTTTATCTTATTAGTCTACCTTTTTAAAGATAGATTAATTGATAAAAAAAATTTCAAAAAAAAAGTTATTTATTTAAGTGGTTTTTTACTACTAATAGTTAATTGTAATTTAACATGGATTATCGAAAATGAAGTTCGTAACAAGAATAATTCTAATTTAGTTCCCTTAGAAATTTTGCAAAAGAATAATAAGCTATTTCATATATATTCAAATGATTTTACTATTGAAGATGTTTGGAGTGTAGGACAAGATATTCATTTCTTAGATGACAATACCATTCTTCCTGAAAAATTTTATATTTTATCTAAAAATTCAAAATTTGATTTAGAAAATAATTATAATATAGAATATAAAGAAACTTATAGTCGATTTAAAGATGATGATGACTTAATATATATTTATAAAATTACTAATAATAAATGA
- a CDS encoding class I SAM-dependent methyltransferase gives METKDKYSRIANIFDKLEERMPMNEIKKEAVQILKGKILEIGIGSGACLKYYEKKSDVTGIDFSVGMLNIAKKKAKLLGLENVKLLEMDIENMSFSDETFDSVFSSCVFCTIPNPKKGINEVYRVLKKGGKAVFIEHMKSKNFIINIGLRVLNIFTKLILGTSLLRETEKTIREAGFSKVTSKNIMLSDVVRLIIAEK, from the coding sequence ATGGAAACTAAAGATAAATATAGTAGAATTGCAAATATTTTTGATAAATTAGAAGAAAGAATGCCTATGAATGAAATAAAAAAAGAAGCTGTTCAAATATTAAAAGGTAAAATTCTTGAAATTGGAATAGGAAGTGGTGCATGTTTAAAGTATTATGAAAAAAAATCGGATGTAACAGGTATAGATTTCTCTGTTGGAATGTTAAATATAGCAAAGAAAAAAGCAAAGTTATTGGGATTAGAGAATGTAAAATTATTAGAAATGGATATTGAAAATATGAGCTTTTCAGATGAAACATTTGATTCAGTATTTTCTTCTTGTGTTTTTTGTACTATACCTAATCCTAAGAAGGGAATAAATGAAGTGTATCGAGTTTTGAAAAAAGGTGGAAAAGCAGTTTTTATAGAGCACATGAAAAGTAAGAACTTTATAATTAACATAGGATTAAGAGTTTTGAATATTTTTACAAAATTAATTTTAGGAACATCTTTATTAAGAGAAACGGAAAAGACTATTAGAGAAGCAGGATTTTCAAAAGTTACAAGTAAGAATATTATGTTAAGTGATGTAGTTAGATTAATTATAGCTGAAAAATAA
- a CDS encoding DUF523 domain-containing protein, with product MENLLNRKLRLGIAACQFGSKVRYNGKGIDLTQALGRDRGQFIWTPVCPEIMSGMGVPRPSIKLSGGNGFDFWNGKANIKNKEGENRNEMVRKGAIACLETLERANIDAYIFMEGSPSCGVYRTSLKNQRLGNPPGVFGALLLERNIFLISSIDLQSPIRWWDWKRRLVAFVWIKEQNINSIDILKEIWDKVKYVLYELHEEEATKIRDQIRLITNENKDVPDETFTFLKNTILDLLRKPAELENIKKCLWTNYVNLKEKENIEVKEIFEPHILRNMTHIAQELLGVEIEARKKNILFRSSPINYKPDR from the coding sequence ATGGAAAATCTTTTAAATAGAAAATTAAGATTGGGAATCGCAGCGTGTCAATTTGGTTCTAAAGTTAGATATAACGGAAAAGGAATAGATTTGACTCAAGCTTTAGGAAGAGACCGTGGACAATTCATTTGGACTCCTGTTTGTCCTGAAATTATGAGTGGAATGGGAGTTCCTAGACCAAGTATTAAACTTTCAGGAGGAAATGGATTTGATTTTTGGAATGGAAAAGCAAATATAAAAAATAAAGAGGGAGAAAACCGAAATGAGATGGTTCGAAAAGGTGCTATCGCTTGTCTTGAAACTTTAGAAAGAGCAAATATTGATGCTTATATATTTATGGAGGGAAGTCCTTCTTGCGGAGTTTATAGAACAAGTTTAAAAAATCAGCGTCTTGGAAATCCACCAGGAGTCTTTGGTGCATTACTTTTAGAAAGAAATATTTTTTTAATTAGTTCAATTGATTTACAAAGTCCTATCAGATGGTGGGATTGGAAAAGACGATTGGTTGCTTTTGTTTGGATTAAAGAGCAAAATATCAACTCAATTGACATTTTAAAAGAAATTTGGGACAAAGTTAAATATGTTTTATATGAATTACACGAAGAAGAAGCAACTAAAATAAGAGATCAAATAAGATTAATTACAAATGAAAATAAGGATGTACCTGATGAAACATTTACTTTTCTTAAAAACACTATTTTAGACCTTTTAAGAAAACCTGCCGAATTAGAAAATATAAAAAAATGCTTATGGACTAATTATGTTAACTTAAAAGAAAAAGAAAATATTGAAGTAAAAGAGATTTTCGAACCTCATATTTTAAGAAATATGACACATATAGCACAAGAACTCCTTGGAGTTGAAATTGAAGCTAGGAAAAAAAATATTTTATTTAGAAGCTCTCCAATCAATTATAAGCCTGATAGATAA
- a CDS encoding zinc-ribbon domain-containing protein → MIFVGIFGLKDSEEKLREVDFECTGCLSEKVQLFALRRVFEIFFIPIITLKKKYIIACNSCNSVYKLKDEKMEEVLLKGKVRYEDVEKILKQY, encoded by the coding sequence ATGATATTTGTTGGGATATTCGGTTTAAAAGATTCAGAAGAAAAATTAAGAGAAGTTGATTTTGAGTGTACAGGATGTTTATCAGAAAAGGTTCAATTATTCGCATTGAGAAGAGTTTTTGAAATTTTTTTTATACCGATAATTACTTTAAAAAAGAAATATATAATAGCTTGTAACTCTTGCAATAGTGTATATAAGCTAAAAGATGAGAAAATGGAAGAGGTTTTATTGAAAGGAAAAGTTCGCTATGAAGATGTAGAAAAAATACTTAAACAGTACTAA
- the cobK gene encoding precorrin-6A reductase: MIWVIGGTKDSRDFIESFPFKEKLVVTTATEYGGKLLENIEDIKVFCKRLDLEGMNKFIEENSINKIIDLSHPYAEEVSRNAIECSRVKEIDYIRFERENLVSEDGVIEFSELEFMIEYLESLEGNILVTLGSNNLHKFENIKNKSNIYFRILPKWEMIKKAEDLGVLPKNIIAMQGPFSKELNVAMMRQLNIKYIVSKKGGNTGGEREKIESAKDIGAISIMLSRPNVEYPVVFSHIEKLIKYII, translated from the coding sequence ATGATTTGGGTTATAGGTGGAACAAAGGACTCTAGAGATTTTATAGAGTCCTTTCCTTTTAAAGAAAAGTTAGTTGTAACAACAGCAACAGAGTATGGTGGAAAATTACTTGAAAATATAGAAGATATAAAGGTATTTTGTAAAAGATTAGATTTAGAAGGGATGAATAAATTTATAGAAGAAAATAGTATCAATAAAATTATTGATTTATCTCATCCGTATGCAGAAGAAGTTTCTAGAAATGCCATTGAATGTTCAAGAGTAAAAGAGATTGATTATATAAGGTTTGAAAGAGAGAACTTAGTTTCTGAAGATGGAGTTATAGAATTTTCTGAGCTAGAGTTTATGATAGAATATTTAGAAAGTTTAGAAGGAAATATTTTAGTAACCTTAGGAAGTAATAATCTTCATAAATTTGAAAATATAAAAAATAAATCAAATATATATTTTAGAATACTTCCTAAATGGGAGATGATAAAAAAAGCTGAAGATTTAGGAGTTCTGCCTAAAAATATTATAGCTATGCAAGGGCCATTTTCTAAAGAATTAAATGTTGCAATGATGAGGCAACTTAATATAAAATATATTGTAAGTAAAAAAGGTGGGAATACTGGTGGGGAAAGAGAAAAAATAGAGAGCGCAAAAGATATTGGAGCTATATCTATAATGTTATCTAGACCTAATGTAGAATATCCAGTTGTATTTTCTCATATAGAAAAACTTATAAAATATATTATTTAA
- the cobJ gene encoding precorrin-3B C(17)-methyltransferase has product MKKGKIYVVGIGPGNMDDITVRAYRVLKNVDVIAGYITYTDLVKDEFAEKEFYVSGMKKEVARCEQVLEIAKSGKDVALISSGDAGIYGMAGIMIEIAQKEGYEVEVVPGVTSSVAGAAVVGAPLMHDHATISLSDLLTDWDVITKRIDKAAEGDFIISLYNPKSKGRTTQIVEARELMLKHKAPETPVALLRHVGREDENYTLTNLEDFLNHEIDMFTVVIIGNSKTYVSNDRMITPRGYHI; this is encoded by the coding sequence ATGAAAAAAGGTAAAATATATGTTGTAGGAATTGGTCCTGGAAATATGGATGATATAACAGTAAGAGCGTATCGAGTTTTAAAAAATGTAGATGTAATTGCAGGATATATAACTTATACAGATTTGGTGAAAGATGAGTTCGCAGAAAAAGAGTTTTATGTATCAGGAATGAAAAAAGAGGTTGCTAGATGTGAGCAAGTATTAGAGATTGCTAAGTCTGGAAAAGATGTAGCGCTAATCAGTAGTGGAGATGCAGGAATTTATGGAATGGCTGGAATTATGATAGAAATAGCTCAAAAAGAGGGATATGAAGTTGAGGTTGTTCCTGGAGTAACATCATCAGTAGCTGGAGCAGCAGTTGTGGGAGCACCACTAATGCATGATCATGCAACAATAAGTTTAAGTGATTTATTAACTGATTGGGATGTAATAACAAAAAGAATTGATAAGGCTGCAGAAGGAGACTTTATTATATCTCTTTATAACCCGAAAAGTAAGGGAAGAACAACTCAAATAGTTGAAGCAAGAGAATTAATGTTAAAACATAAAGCACCAGAGACTCCAGTTGCGCTATTAAGACATGTTGGAAGAGAAGATGAGAATTATACTTTAACAAACTTAGAAGACTTCTTAAATCATGAAATAGACATGTTTACAGTTGTTATAATAGGAAACTCAAAGACATATGTTTCTAATGATAGAATGATAACTCCAAGAGGATATCATATATGA
- the cbiG gene encoding cobalt-precorrin 5A hydrolase, translating to MKLAVWAVTRGAGLNGVEIKNKIEGVDVFTLSKFKIDNTIQIENFTEELNEAFNKYDGHIFIMATGIVIRKIASLIKSKDVDPAVVVIDEGMNFVISLLSGHLGGANDLTQNLHEIFGLVPIITTSSDVTGKIAVDTLSQKLKCNLKSLEAAKKVTSLIVDGKNVELSLPKNICNENPEGVMVISNKENLEIVHLYPENLVIGIGSRRGIEKEKVYEFLIETLKKHNLSLKSIKHFATVDLKADEKGIIETARELGKELKIVSREEILTVEDMFHGSEFVKKEIGVKAVSEPCAYLTSSKDGKFIEIKAKKDGMTISIYEERFIYEKR from the coding sequence ATGAAATTAGCAGTTTGGGCTGTAACAAGAGGAGCAGGTCTAAATGGAGTAGAGATTAAAAATAAAATTGAAGGGGTAGATGTATTTACTCTTTCAAAATTTAAAATAGATAATACTATTCAGATAGAAAACTTTACTGAAGAGTTAAATGAAGCTTTCAATAAATACGATGGACATATTTTTATAATGGCAACAGGAATTGTTATTCGTAAAATTGCCTCTTTAATAAAATCTAAAGATGTTGATCCAGCAGTAGTTGTAATAGATGAAGGAATGAATTTTGTAATTTCTCTTCTCTCTGGACATTTAGGAGGGGCAAATGATTTAACTCAAAATCTTCATGAAATATTTGGATTAGTTCCAATCATAACAACTAGTTCAGATGTGACTGGAAAAATTGCAGTAGATACTTTGTCTCAGAAATTAAAGTGTAATTTAAAATCATTAGAAGCTGCTAAAAAGGTTACATCATTAATAGTAGATGGAAAAAACGTTGAATTAAGTCTTCCTAAAAATATATGCAATGAAAATCCAGAAGGTGTTATGGTTATTTCTAATAAAGAAAATTTAGAAATTGTACATTTATATCCTGAAAATTTAGTTATAGGAATAGGTTCAAGAAGAGGAATTGAAAAAGAAAAAGTTTATGAATTTTTAATAGAAACATTAAAAAAACATAATCTTTCACTTAAAAGCATAAAGCATTTTGCAACAGTAGATTTAAAAGCAGATGAAAAAGGAATTATTGAAACTGCTAGAGAGCTTGGAAAAGAGTTGAAAATTGTTAGTAGAGAAGAGATATTAACAGTAGAAGATATGTTTCATGGATCTGAATTTGTAAAAAAAGAGATAGGTGTAAAAGCTGTTTCAGAGCCATGTGCATATTTAACATCAAGTAAAGATGGGAAATTTATAGAGATAAAAGCAAAAAAAGATGGAATGACAATTTCCATTTATGAGGAGAGATTTATTTATGAAAAAAGGTAA